From the genome of Nocardia mangyaensis:
CCGGCCCGCAGTGCAGCCAACCCCGCTCGGCGGGCGTCGGCTCCCCGGTGCGGCCCGGGGTGCGCGGCGCGGCCTCGACACCGGGCGCGATCGACTCGAACAGCGGTTCGAGGTAGCGCACCTGCTCCGCCTCGCCGCCGATCATCAGGCAGAAGCCGCGCTCGAGCCCGAACACGCCGCCGGAGGTCCCGATATCGAGGTAGTGGATGCCCTTGGGCGCCAACGCCTTCGAACGTTCGATGTCCTCGTGGTAGCGGCTGTTACCGCCGTCGATGATGATGTCACCCGGCTCGAGCAGCTCGGCCAGCTGATCGATCGCGGCGCCGGTCGCCCCGGCGGGGATCATCACCCACACCACCCGCGGCGCGTCGAGCATGCCGACGAACTCCCGCAGGTCCGTACTGCCCCGGAAGCTGTCACCCAGCTCGTTCGTCAGCTCGGTGATGTGACCCTGGTGACGTTCGTGACCGACCGCCGTGTGCCCGTCCCGCACGATCCGGCGCACGATGTTGGCGCCCATCCGGCCGAGGCCGATCATTCCCAGCTGCATCAGTTCTCCCTCGTTGTCCGGTCCCTGGTGGCGAGTCTCACGTCAGATTCTCCGCCCGGCCGGGCGGGCACGCGGGGCGGCATCACCGGGG
Proteins encoded in this window:
- the gnd gene encoding phosphogluconate dehydrogenase (NAD(+)-dependent, decarboxylating), with amino-acid sequence MQLGMIGLGRMGANIVRRIVRDGHTAVGHERHQGHITELTNELGDSFRGSTDLREFVGMLDAPRVVWVMIPAGATGAAIDQLAELLEPGDIIIDGGNSRYHEDIERSKALAPKGIHYLDIGTSGGVFGLERGFCLMIGGEAEQVRYLEPLFESIAPGVEAAPRTPGRTGEPTPAERGWLHCGPAGAGHFVKMVHNGIEYGAMAAYAEGLNILDHANVGAVRGDGEHSAEETPLEHPEYYQYDLDIPEITEVWRRGSVVASWLLDLTASALYADPNLDSYSGRVSDSGEGRWTIDAAIDTAVPVPVLAAALFQRFSSRGEALYADKMLSAMRKAFGGHNELPPK